Within the Cyprinus carpio isolate SPL01 chromosome B18, ASM1834038v1, whole genome shotgun sequence genome, the region ATTAATTTAGCCTAGATCCAGTATGTATCGGCATTACAATTTATAACTACACTGAaaagatttatttgtgtttttatgttcttATTAACTTAATACATGAAAGAAAAGTAATAGTAGCTTTTTAAACACTTCTGGATAATGTTATCTcttgtattttattaatgatCTTTATCTTAACAAACCTGCCTAGTCAGcctaatgcatttacatttagtcatttagcagacacttttatccaaagccacttacaaatgaggacaatggaagcaatcaaaatcaacaaaagagcaatgatatgcaagttcTATAACAAGTCTAAGtaagcttaatgcagtacacgtagcaaggtttttaaatcatataataaaaagaaaacaaacaaacaaacaaaaaaaatagagcaagctagtgttagaggccttttttgcttttgttaattgtataataaaaaatagatagaacACAagaagattagagaagctagtgttggtttattttttttaaataaagtaaataagctgttagtaaataagagtgcaagtctaaaaggggcatgtttaagaatagaattagaatagagagtgctagagttagagggtcaaagatggaagagatgtgttttagccaattcttgaattgatttgaaTCGGATTGAATTGATTCTTGAAGAATAGGTAATGCAAATTGGTATATAATCTCTTCAGCTTCAGCAGACTTAAGGGggtatttcaccccaaaaattaaaattagcagaaaattttacaaaattttgaCGAATTTGAGTTGAGTGGGTTaattgtggatttttgtgatgtttttatcagctgtttcgacactcattctgacagcacccattcactacagtgGATCTATTGGTCAGCAAGTAATGTAATGTGAAAATTTCCaagtctgttctgatgaagaggaactcatctacatctcggaagGCCTAAGGgagtcaattttcagcaaattcattTTTTCAGTTCTAGCTCCGAGAAAAATTAATCATTCAAGCTCCCAGGGAGACTATTTCCACTTTGATCTTGAAGCTAATTTAAGGACAAATTTTACATGCTTCATGCATGTCTTTTTGTCCTGTCCTGGTCTCAGCTGGTGTGAACTAGCAGACCACTGTAAACCAGCAGCAAACCACCTACCAGCTGGTCATAacatctttttttaacatggtagCTGATCAACCAGATAATGATCATTTTAGACCAGCCACCATGTTCCAAAACACATCTACCAGATAAGATGGATTTCCCAACAGGGATTGTGTTGCTTGCCTCGCCTGTGCTTTTTAATGATGACGTAAAGATGACCATCCTTtgcatatattattcatatttggcTTCAGACGTTTGGAGATTTACCGCTGCTCTTTAATGTAATCGTGATCCACCAGTAGCAGCATCATCTCACGATTAATTCCTTCCCATAATGCCTCGCGCTAGTGCTCGCTGACGCTGTCTGTGGTGCTGAAGCTGCTCTCGCCGGCGGCAAGAGTTCTCCTGCTCCAGCATCACCTCCGCGCAAAGGCGTTACGCGCTGGTCAACGAGAGACAGCCTCGATCACCTATTTAAGTCTGTTCTTGTCTCTTTTAACGCGTTTTAATAGTCGGGAATCCTTAGTGTTGTATTTAGCTCCCCACTGGAAGATACTATCCGGTCGCGCGTGTGTTGTTCAGCTCCAGTTTGGCTCGCATCCTTTATGCAGAGCACGCTGCTCCAGCCCTTAAAGCGAACACAGGCACCCGTGTCGGAACAGCATGGCTTCCTGAACGAGATGGAAGCGAAGCAGCACTCGATCAAGAGCCTGAAAAGCTATCCGGAGGCTGGGGGCCGGAGTCTGGCGGCGGCGGCGGGTGGGGACGGAGGAGGTTATCGCCTCGGCGGCGCGGAGATGGAGATGGAAGCGAAAATACAGAAAGCGATCGACTTCAAGCTGGAGGGTCACCGATGCTACAAGGAGAAGAAATTCCGGGAAGCTATTGGGAAGTATCACAGGGCGCTGCTGCAGTTGAAAGGGATCCATGTCGTCGACGGGACCACTGGATCCGAGGTGAACCTCCTGAACCAAGCCGCGGCCAAGCTGACGGAGGAGCAGCGGCGAGCGGTGGAGAGCACCGAGATCGAATGCTACGACAGTCTGACAGGTGAGACAGCCGCTGCCATTGTTCTGAACGAGCCATTCTGAGATGCTGCCGATGAGGGTGAAGGTCTTGGAGGCTACACAGAGGCCCAGGTTCCTAAGAAAAagctttaatataaatacatacttaTTCCACAGCAAGAAAACGATTGTGTTTGTATAAATACAACACTGAAAACAATCAATCAAGCCATTGTTTGTGCTTAACGACCAGTTTGGCCTTCATTGTTCCTGAGCCAGTGGGATTCAGCCAGTGTCATAATAAACCAATTTCATTTAATGTCACGTTGTGTTTTTTGAGAGCGCGAGAAGATTAGGTTAATAAACGTAACACGCGAACTATATTTTAATACTAGTAGGCTAAGCGCGCTAatcactttatttcattttttttcttgtcttttaagTTCTAGGTGATGTGAGGTAAAGTTTGGAGTATCAATACCAACAAAGATAACTAGCCTACTTAAAACAGTTGCAACAATATagctagttttgtttttaaacccgGAAGAGGAGAAGCGCGTTCGATACGGATTGGCTTGTTTTTGTAATAGCGGGTTTCAGTTGTTGTGAAAATAACGTGTTAACATTAGCCTAGTCGAAAAGACTTTAACGCTTTGTTCTACAATATAATTTACTGAACGTCATACCTCTGACATAAAAGCTAAAGACTGTAGTGTAGGCTATCAACATGCTTTTGTTTGTGTGGATAGGAAACTGttgcgttttatatatataagactaCAACAAATGTTAGATTCGTCATGCACATGAACTCATATCATTGTGGTATTTGTAGGCTTTATGTAAAAACGTGTTATCTGGTGTTATATGGCTATTAAATCAAAGTCTAATGAGTATCATTTTGGCTATGTGTAGTCAATACATTCCCCAAGCATTTATTGTGTCTACAGTCTTTAAATTACAAACCCTATGTGATTAAAGACCAATGCATATTGTTTCCCAAATACCATTCGATGTAAGCTCTGTTAGTTTAGTTGTCGATAAACAGGGATCACATCAACATAAAACAGATCACAGATGCCAACTGTGTTTGCTCATTGGAAGAATATTGGTTAATACTCATGCACATCTGCTTGAGCTGGATGGGTGTAATGCCTGGTTTTCATGGCCCTTGATGTCTCTGGTGGTCGATTTGAGGTTAGGCTTGAATGTCACAAATGTGGCAAACACTTCAGGTCCTCTGGGGGAAGCATTAAGGTGTGAAAGAGAGAATGctacatttcattttgtttgtccTCCTGCAGTCATGATGTCATGAGCTGGAAATATATATAGAACTTATGTAAATgcttatataaatatgcattttatagttACATACAGTGTTTAGAGCCTCTGAGGGTTGAGATGCACCTAGGATGCAGATGGAGTTTCGTGTTTCGTCTGGGTTTTGTCAACACTGTAGCCTACTTTCTTTTCGTCTGGTTTAGATGACTTTAGACATCATAAAGACTCATTCTCAGGTTCTCATCTGGTGATGTATTGCCACAGTACTTGATCCATAATACAactgattttaaatgcaaaaactgcTTACTGTATTGTGCCTACAATGCGTTCTGTTTCCAACAATCACGTGACAAGCAGCCCATTACTTGTGTGCTGTCACTGGCCTCAGCGATTGTACTAAGGGGTGATGGGGAGGGAGAGAGCAAATAGAAGAGCCTACTGTGTAATCTGCAAATCTAAATGatgctattgtgtgtgtgtgtgtgtgtgagttaaaAGGCCTTCTTAACTGTTAGACTTCTGTTCACTCTTTTACAAAGCCTGCTGAGTCGTCTCTAGCGGACACACCGAGTCTTAGCTCAGCAAAGTGTCATAAGTCAGTCTTGACAGGACCAAGAGACCCTACAATATGGTACATCTGAAGCTCAACTGAAAGAGGAAGATATCAAAACACAAAACGGCTGAGCAAAGAGATGTGAGAGCTAGCTTGTAAAAAAGTATAGGCTTTTGTTAGCTTTTGTATTGTTTACATTACAATTACCTAAATCTGTCTGAACAGCAAGAAGATGAATGGTTTATTTGCCATCCTTATTCATAACACCATAAGCCGTGCATTCCCAGGAGGACAGGACGGCATTTCTAAGTGGGTTATGCCTACATTTGGTCGAAACTTTTTTTGGTAGTGCAGTTACGCAAGATAAAGAGAAACTCTTTTTCAGCACACACCTTAGACTAGCTGTTGGTTGCTTTTTAATCTCACTGAAgctagaaaatatgaaaaataatgtatagaGTGTCATGTATAGCTATTAGTTTACATCATCTACTCACCACAGTAGTATTCGTTAGACTAACATGCTCTTCAGTAGTGTATGGTGGGAAGAGTGTGCAtttgtttaatgtgttgtgaTTTATATTGCATTCTGTCAAACCAGCGTTTGTTTAAGGCAGTGCCAGATATAAGCGCTGAAACTGAGAGCTTGTGAAGTCACTGCGGcgtgtaaattaaattttttttatttttggaaattttaaggttttattttaggGGAAATATTGCTAATGCAAACAGAATGAAGCTGTTTggataagcttttattttattattactcataAACCTAGCTGTTGTGCTTTTATTAAGCTCATGTTTCGACAAATTTTCATTTcaatctgtatttttattgttttgcagtaaaaaaaaataaaaaataagcatctttaaacaagatacatttacttgaaaagcgAAATTGCATaacataattatttgtatttttttaagttcagagaacaaaaatacagtaaaaatggtaagattttgaaatgtaattataattaaaatattaaaacaacttttattttaatacaataatttatttataataaaatataatttattccattgatggcaaagctgaattttcagcagccattactccagtcttcagtttcacatgatccttcagaaatcattaatatgctatttattattgttgttaaattaattgtgctgcctaatatttttgtggaaactgaaacttttttttaaggatttttgctgaaaacttttttttttttttttaatttttactgttacttttgatcagtttaatgatcaagtttagttttttttctgagaatatcATTTGTtggatgtttaaaatatttatttgacttaATTTATTGTAAAGATATGTATTAAACTAAACTGTATTGTTTTAAGCTGTTTTAAATCAAACAACATTTTGTGAGTGTTGCACTTAATGgtgtacttgatttttttttattattattactatatatatataaaaatgctagaGTATTCTTTTCACCAGAAGGCTTGGGGAAATCATGTGAATCGTGTCTTTATAACACTCACTGACCTTTTGTTCTCACATTACAACAGACAGCGACAGTCAATGAACTTCTCAACCCTGATGTCCAATTAGAAGAGGGCGTATTATAATGAAATCAAGACTTTCTCTCTgtattcctctctctctttgcCTGGGTGACTCTGGAGAGTCCAGATAGGGGTTGCATTACATCCATCAACTCAAGGAATAATCCTTATCGCTGTCCCAAGAGCCAAATGcttaaaaaggaaagaaacatCAAAGACACTCTTTTCATCTGCCAAATCTCTCCTTCTGGAAGACTTTCTGGTGTGCATTAGGTATGAATGCAAGGTGAAGAGTACAAGAAATGTGACGGAGCGTGGTTTCTGTGTTAATTATCGTGGTGGTTGGCCAGCAGAGGCAGCTGGTGCCAGGTCCGCAGATGGCATGGCATCGCCATAGGGTTCCTCTGGGCACAGACTTTACTTACTGTACAGTACACTGTATTATGTTATAGCGGCCTGGGGGgatggaggagaaaatgagagagaTCACAAAGTACTGGATCAGACGAGGTTtggcagtgtgtttgtttgtgtatattaagAGAGACAGAATGTCTGCTTACCTCTTCTGGGTCTGTAGAACCTGAacatgttgtttacatttttcattgtaaaaagACGAGGAATGGCCACCAAAGCCAAGAATGCATCTATAAGAACTGCTTTCACTGCAGTTAGGGAAGTAATAGGAGCACTTCTTCTAATATTGAAATATGTGATTTTGATGGCATGCTTTGAAAGCATATTTCTAATAGATATTTTCTTGTCCAAATCTAGATACTGACTTCAGAAGAGCAAACTTGCATTTATATAGATAAGTAAGCAATCAGTGGGCTGGCAACTTTATTTAAATCTTGACTGACATCTCAGATAAGCCCTGCTTCTCAGTTTGTGGAAAAATTATTAATTAGcattaaatgattatattaaaaatatttgagtGAATATAAAACTGGCTTGATATTAAGTTTAAATGCCAAATCAATGTGGAACATCTACAGGCCACACAATTACAATCAAGGTGAAGATTTGGTTCaggaatattataaataatacaattcgACTGTATGGTCTAGTAAGTTCACATCAGTACAAGCTAATAAActaattatatgaataatataagcAATATACGAGATAAACTACAGCTAAAAAGTCTTGGCTCATaagatattttagaaaaaaagactcttatgctcacccaggctgtgtttatttgatagagtaaaaacggtaatattgtgaaatattattataatttcaaataactgattttaatgtagtttaatcTTTCccgcagccattgctccagtcctCATCCGTCAGATccacatttctcattattatcaatgttgaaatcagttgtgctgcttaatgtggAAActgtaaagaatttttttttttggatccttcaataaatagaaaattcttttgattaatgcatccttggtgaattaaattatcatttattaaaaaaaaaaaaaaaaagatattatggACTGCAGCAGATAGTTGTAGATCTATGTAGCATCTGTTCATGCTACTCTCACGATACCTTTGTGTTCAAGAACACTCTAGCATATCTATAACAGGACATGTTACAAAGCTCTTTCATACTGCTGCAGTTTTATATCCTGCAGTGCAGGAGAGTTAGTGTTGATACCTGTTGTAAGCACATCATAAAAACAGAAGACTCTCCCATAAGGACCCCAGCAACTCCCGGCAATGTCTTATGATGCTGAGTCATGTACTGACGGGTGtttgcgagagagagagagagggagggagcgaGGAAGCACATCCCTGTGCGTCAACACAACACTAGTCCTCCCTCAAGAAAATCTCTCTAAGGGCCACTTAAGATTTCTCCTGACCTGAAACACTTCTGTGTAAAGGCCTCATTGTAAACAGTTTAGCAGAGTGATGTAGAAGCCGCCATAGTGTCTCAAAATGAATTCTATCATTATTTGATCTCCCTCAGTGATAGATTTTCTTGGTGATGTTGTATTTTAATATGGAATGCTTTCTAGCATTGCTGTTGTTTTGGGGAAGCTCTGCACCTAGAAAGCCTACATGTGAGCTTGCACATGtttatgtgtgaatgtgttttaaataaagtagGTTTGAGCTCCAGATGGTTGTAGTGATGCTGACAGCAGCACACAGCTCCAGATGCAGCCTTTGTGTGCAGGGTTTAAAATGAAAACCCTTGAAAAGTCTGGTGTTGCATTCTTATTTCAGCAAGAAACAggattttccttaaaaaaaagtatgttggAAGTGGTGTAGTGAATTAATGGTTGATGTAAAAATCTTTGATATCAGAGAAAATGAATGTTCTGTCATATATTCACCCTCATTtacttccaaacctgtatggatgTCTTTCCTGATTTTACTAGCTTAACAATACAATTTTACAACAAAAACTGTTGAAAGTCATGAAAGTAGTTCAAGCTTTGGGTAATATTGTTAGTAAATAACGTATTCacatagcttcataacattacggttgaaccactgatgttatatggactattttaatgatgtccttactacctttctgggccttgaacgtgtcagttccgttgctgtctatacagggtcaAAAAGCTTTTCGGatgtttcatcaaaaataacttaatttgttttttgaagatgaacaaaggctttacaggtttggaatgacatgagggtgagtaattaatgacataatttttgggtgaactgtcactttcgATTTCAGCCTGTTTCTCATAGAAAATTCTctcatggcttcagaagacttggattatgGTGATTTGTGTCCATTTTGCAGCTTGAACACTTCAGACCCCATTTattataattgcatgtaaaacacAACCCAATCTCAATTAGAAAACACCAATATTATtaagttttgtcatatttttggcAAATTTGGATGGTTTGAGTTgtgaaaacttaaaaatgaatatcCACTCCTAAACAAGAAGATAgtatgaaaacatacaaatgtgTTTGTACAAACTCATGTGAATTCGTCACCAAAACATAAAATGCTGTATCCATTAGAGTGTGAAACCAGCATCCAGTACAAACTTCAGGATTTCTCCTATT harbors:
- the ttc9b gene encoding tetratricopeptide repeat protein 9B gives rise to the protein MQSTLLQPLKRTQAPVSEQHGFLNEMEAKQHSIKSLKSYPEAGGRSLAAAAGGDGGGYRLGGAEMEMEAKIQKAIDFKLEGHRCYKEKKFREAIGKYHRALLQLKGIHVVDGTTGSEVNLLNQAAAKLTEEQRRAVESTEIECYDSLTACLLQSELVNYERVKEYCLKVLGHQQDHFKAMYRAGIAFYHLGDYECALRYLHDAKCREPTDTNVLRYIQLTEMKMSKTGQQMRESGKESLG